The following proteins come from a genomic window of Pseudomonas putida:
- the merE gene encoding broad-spectrum mercury transporter MerE: MNNPERLPSETHKPITGYLWGGLAVLTCPCHLPILAVVLAGTTAGAFLGEHWVIAALGLTGLFLLSLSRALRAFRERE; encoded by the coding sequence ATGAACAACCCCGAGCGCTTGCCGTCCGAGACGCACAAACCGATCACCGGCTACCTGTGGGGCGGACTGGCTGTGCTGACTTGCCCCTGCCACCTGCCCATCCTCGCTGTCGTGCTGGCCGGCACAACCGCCGGTGCTTTCCTCGGCGAGCATTGGGTCATCGCGGCGCTCGGTTTGACCGGCCTGTTCCTTCTGTCCCTGTCGCGGGCGTTGCGGGCATTCAGGGAAAGAGAATGA
- the merD gene encoding mercury resistance co-regulator MerD has translation MNAYTVSRLALDAGVSVHIVRDYLLRGLLRPVACTPGGYGLFDDAALQRLCFVRAAFEAGIGLDALARLCRALDAADGDEAAAQLALLRQFVERRREALADLEVQLATLPTEPAQHAESLP, from the coding sequence ATGAACGCCTACACGGTGTCCCGGCTGGCTCTTGATGCCGGGGTGAGCGTGCATATCGTGCGCGACTACCTGCTGCGCGGATTGCTGCGCCCGGTGGCGTGCACACCAGGCGGCTACGGCTTGTTCGATGACGCCGCCTTGCAACGGCTGTGCTTCGTGCGGGCGGCCTTCGAGGCGGGCATCGGCCTCGACGCGCTGGCGCGGCTGTGCCGGGCGCTGGATGCGGCGGACGGCGACGAAGCGGCCGCGCAGCTTGCCCTGCTGCGTCAGTTCGTCGAGCGTCGGCGCGAAGCGTTGGCCGATCTGGAAGTGCAGTTGGCCACCCTGCCGACCGAGCCGGCACAGCACGCGGAGAGTCTGCCATGA